The following proteins are encoded in a genomic region of Neurospora crassa OR74A linkage group VI, whole genome shotgun sequence:
- the nst-6 gene encoding NAD-dependent deacetylase sirtuin-5, whose amino-acid sequence MASRINNLAAFHQKLAKADRILAICGAGLSAASGLPTFRGVGGLWRNYEATDLATPEAFASDPGLVWLFYAYRRHMALQALPNAGHHALAALAKKNPNFLCLTQNVDNLSSRAGHQQQQLHTLHGSLFTLQCSSYPSQCTYIDKNNTLDPLCPALAPASASASINPPSNDPPNPSHSQPSNPIIPLLDPSTPLPRIPKSHLPHCPQCKNLLRPGVVWFGESLNPGMLAEIDAWIDQGGPIDIVLVIGTSSVVYPAAGYAEKARTKGKTSVVTVNMEVGVEVDDDIEEPRMMWGKGRGRKRRQEEDLVFQGGAEEWLPRMLEPVIGVAKDDGTYE is encoded by the exons ATGGCCTCACGAATCAACAACCTCGCCGCCTTTCACCAGAAACTGGCCAAAGCCGACCGTATCCTTGCCATCTGCGGCGCCGGACTCTCCGCCGCCTCGGGACTCCCCACCTTTCGCGGTGTCGGCGGTCTCTGGAGGAACTACGAGGCTACGGACCTAGCTACACCAGAAGCATTTGCTTCGGATCCCGGTCTAGTCTGGTTATTTTACGCCTAT CGCCGCCACATGGCCCTCCAAGCCCTCCCCAACGCAGGCCACCAcgccctcgccgccctcGCCAAGAAAAACCCCAACTTCCTCTGCCTAACTCAAAACGTCGACAACCTTTCCTCACGCGCCggccatcagcagcagcaactaCATACCCTCCACGGctccctcttcaccctcCAATGCTCTTCCTACCCTTCACAATGCACCTACATTGACAAAAACAACACTCTCGATCCTCTCTGTCCTGCTCTAGCACccgcatcagcatcagcatccaTCAACCCCCCGTCCAATGACCCCCCAAACCCATCCCATTCCCAACCATCCAACCCCATCATCCCCCTCCTAGACCCCagcacccccctcccccgcatCCCCAAATCCCACCTCCCCCACTGCCCCCAATGCAAAAATCTACTGCGACCAGGCGTCGTCTGGTTCGGCGAGTCCTTAAATCCCGGCATGCTAGCCGAGATAGACGCATGGATCGACCAAGGAGGTCCCATTGATATTGTCCTGGTCATAGGAACCAGCAGCGTCGTTTATCCAGCTGCTGGATATGCAGAGAAGGCGAGGACGAAGGGGAAGACGAGCGTGGTGACTGTTAATATGGAAGTGGGAGTGGAAGTGGACGACGACATTGAAGAGCCGCGGATGATgtggggaaaaggaagaggaagaaaaagaagacagGAAGAAGATTTGGTGTTTCAGGGGGGAGCGGAGGAGTGGTTGCCTAGGATGTTGGAGCCGGTGATTGGGGTTGCGAAGGATGATGGGACGTATGAatga